The Methylomusa anaerophila genome has a segment encoding these proteins:
- a CDS encoding methyl-accepting chemotaxis protein, which translates to MLTVGKKITGGFLLVLILVVIMSVFTYLEIGEIGTSYEALTDTSLRKMELTQGFAADLANEAVAMRSFNFTGDIADITAFNDYRKKSDEKMAQLSEIVITEKGKKSLQVMQQEKANYEAIAEKSSEAKKANNQGDVGLYMQEAGKSYRAAMGASEELVQAVKVLVDIDKKEQTEKAKQAQTLLLIINLFVALVAIGIGVFVSRSISKPIRKITGCANQLAKGNLQEDDVLVKSSDEIGQLAVSFNTMKENLRRLIKQVQVTSEQVAASSEELTASSEQSARAANQVASSITNVANGASEQLAETDDASAVVEQMSAGIQQVAANANQVADHSAQAANKAKEGGKTVEKAVSQMENIESTVNTSAKVVAKLGERSKEIGQIVDTISGIAGQTNLLALNAAIEAARAGEQGRGFAVVAEEVRKLAEQSQEAAKQIAEMIGEIQGDTDKAVVAMDEGTREVKTGAEVVNAAGTAFREIAALVTQVSGQVKEISAAIQQMASGSQQIVGSVRKIDDLSKVTAGESQTVSVAAEEQLASMEEIASSSEALSQLAQELQAAVAKFHV; encoded by the coding sequence ATGTTAACAGTCGGAAAAAAAATTACAGGTGGCTTTTTGTTAGTACTCATACTAGTAGTTATTATGAGCGTATTTACCTATTTAGAGATTGGCGAGATAGGTACATCATACGAGGCTTTAACAGATACTAGTCTGCGCAAAATGGAGTTGACGCAAGGTTTTGCGGCGGATTTGGCCAACGAGGCTGTAGCCATGCGCAGCTTTAACTTTACGGGCGACATAGCGGATATAACTGCTTTTAATGATTACCGCAAAAAATCTGATGAAAAAATGGCTCAACTGAGTGAAATAGTCATAACAGAAAAAGGGAAAAAAAGTCTTCAGGTGATGCAACAGGAAAAAGCTAACTATGAAGCTATTGCGGAGAAGTCTAGCGAGGCCAAGAAAGCGAATAACCAGGGAGATGTCGGGTTATACATGCAGGAGGCGGGCAAGTCATACAGAGCCGCCATGGGAGCTTCTGAGGAACTGGTTCAAGCCGTGAAAGTTTTAGTGGATATTGATAAAAAGGAACAAACAGAAAAGGCCAAACAAGCCCAGACATTACTTCTGATTATAAATCTTTTTGTAGCGCTTGTTGCTATCGGGATTGGTGTATTCGTGAGTCGGAGTATCTCGAAGCCAATTCGAAAAATTACCGGTTGCGCAAATCAACTTGCCAAAGGGAATCTACAAGAAGATGATGTCCTAGTAAAGTCTTCAGACGAGATTGGTCAGTTAGCGGTTTCTTTTAATACGATGAAAGAGAATCTACGGCGCTTAATTAAGCAAGTACAGGTAACATCCGAGCAAGTAGCGGCGTCGAGCGAAGAACTCACCGCCAGTTCGGAGCAATCCGCGCGGGCGGCTAACCAGGTTGCCTCGTCAATTACTAACGTAGCTAACGGAGCCAGCGAACAACTGGCGGAGACCGACGACGCCTCCGCCGTGGTGGAGCAAATGTCGGCCGGTATTCAGCAGGTCGCGGCAAATGCCAACCAGGTAGCAGACCATTCGGCCCAGGCTGCCAACAAAGCTAAAGAGGGCGGTAAAACCGTGGAGAAAGCTGTAAGTCAGATGGAGAATATTGAGAGCACGGTCAATACGTCCGCCAAGGTGGTAGCCAAGCTGGGCGAACGTTCCAAGGAGATCGGACAAATCGTTGACACCATCTCCGGCATTGCCGGACAGACCAATCTCTTGGCGCTGAATGCAGCCATCGAAGCGGCACGGGCAGGCGAGCAGGGCAGGGGGTTCGCGGTGGTTGCCGAGGAAGTGCGGAAATTGGCCGAGCAGTCTCAAGAAGCGGCAAAGCAAATCGCCGAGATGATCGGGGAAATCCAAGGGGATACTGACAAAGCCGTCGTAGCCATGGACGAGGGTACGCGGGAAGTGAAAACCGGGGCTGAAGTAGTCAATGCGGCCGGAACTGCCTTTCGGGAAATTGCGGCGCTGGTGACGCAGGTGTCAGGCCAGGTAAAAGAAATTTCGGCGGCAATCCAGCAGATGGCGAGTGGCAGTCAACAGATTGTGGGTTCGGTCAGAAAGATCGACGATCTCAGCAAAGTGACGGCAGGCGAATCACAGACCGTCTCGGTG
- a CDS encoding helix-turn-helix domain-containing protein, with translation MIDKIFGQVLKKLRMEKGLSQEEFAANVGLHRTYISQLERGLKSPSLGVMAKISSGLGITLVQLMTELEQKQN, from the coding sequence ATGATTGATAAAATTTTCGGACAAGTATTAAAGAAATTAAGAATGGAAAAAGGCTTGAGTCAGGAAGAGTTTGCCGCCAATGTCGGTCTGCACCGCACCTACATCAGTCAGCTGGAACGGGGCCTCAAGAGTCCCTCCCTCGGGGTAATGGCCAAAATATCGAGCGGGCTTGGCATCACATTAGTCCAGTTGATGACCGAGTTGGAGCAAAAGCAGAACTAG
- a CDS encoding pyridoxamine 5'-phosphate oxidase family protein translates to MEPIRYTQRICEDKEKINRFLTETRVGTLSMWDGETGPYALPVNYIYWNGNIYFHGMGSGKKNDLLAKNPAVCFTVFEEFGTVVDPVPAKCDTAYLSVVIFGKAVPVQDLEEKTGALAVLMEKFLPGFFKNSLSPAFVEQYRSSFDNNAVAVYRICPEVLTAKENSVDKEQLFPQPQK, encoded by the coding sequence ATGGAGCCAATCCGCTACACGCAGCGAATCTGTGAGGACAAGGAAAAAATCAACCGCTTTCTGACCGAGACAAGGGTGGGGACGCTGAGTATGTGGGACGGGGAAACCGGTCCTTATGCCCTGCCTGTAAATTATATCTATTGGAACGGCAACATTTATTTTCATGGTATGGGCAGTGGCAAAAAGAACGATCTCCTGGCGAAAAATCCCGCAGTCTGTTTTACTGTTTTTGAAGAATTCGGCACGGTTGTTGATCCGGTTCCCGCCAAATGCGATACTGCCTACCTGAGTGTTGTCATTTTCGGCAAAGCCGTGCCGGTACAGGATTTAGAAGAAAAAACCGGGGCCCTTGCGGTTTTAATGGAAAAATTTTTGCCCGGCTTTTTTAAAAATTCGCTTTCCCCGGCATTCGTGGAGCAATACCGTTCCTCCTTTGACAACAATGCCGTGGCTGTTTATCGCATCTGTCCGGAAGTTCTCACCGCCAAAGAGAATTCGGTTGACAAGGAACAGCTCTTTCCTCAGCCGCAAAAATAA
- a CDS encoding type 1 glutamine amidotransferase, with translation MRIHYLQHVPFEDPAHIACWVRDKGHSLTGTRLYNQEAVPAMDQFDWLVIMGGPMNIYEEEQYPWLKVEKQFIKAAIDNRKVVLGICLGAQLIAAVVGGKVTKNPEGEIGWLPVTLNAEAYKSPLFKNFPATFPVFQWHNDTFSTLGEGSLCIAGSVACAQQAFIYKERVIGFQFHLESTQESIAALIRHCAGEMTEGAYIQSARQIEAGMGFLKAANSLMDDFLNRLEAYDQRQEGA, from the coding sequence ATGAGAATTCACTACCTGCAGCACGTGCCTTTTGAAGATCCCGCCCATATTGCCTGCTGGGTGCGGGACAAGGGCCACAGCCTCACCGGCACCCGCTTATACAACCAGGAAGCTGTTCCCGCCATGGACCAGTTCGACTGGCTTGTCATTATGGGCGGCCCCATGAATATTTATGAAGAAGAGCAATACCCCTGGCTCAAAGTTGAAAAGCAGTTTATCAAAGCAGCCATTGATAACCGTAAAGTAGTACTGGGCATTTGTCTTGGCGCACAGCTTATCGCCGCTGTTGTGGGCGGAAAAGTCACCAAAAATCCGGAAGGCGAAATCGGCTGGCTGCCGGTTACCCTGAATGCCGAAGCATATAAATCGCCGCTGTTTAAAAATTTTCCGGCCACATTTCCTGTTTTCCAGTGGCACAACGACACCTTTAGCACCCTGGGAGAGGGTTCGCTATGCATAGCCGGCAGTGTTGCCTGCGCCCAGCAGGCTTTTATTTATAAAGAGCGCGTGATTGGCTTCCAGTTTCATCTGGAGAGCACCCAAGAGAGCATAGCCGCGCTGATCCGGCATTGCGCCGGCGAGATGACGGAAGGCGCTTACATCCAGAGTGCCAGGCAGATTGAAGCAGGGATGGGTTTTCTGAAAGCAGCCAATTCGCTGATGGATGATTTTCTCAACCGGCTGGAAGCCTATGATCAAAGACAGGAGGGAGCCTGA
- the anfK gene encoding Fe-only nitrogenase subunit beta → MFCEVKPKERAGVINPIFTCQPCGAQYASIGIKECIGIVHGGQGCVMFVRLLFSQHFKESFELASSSLHEDGAVFGAIHRVEEAVDVLLMRYPHVKVVPIISTCSTEVIGDDIDGVVRKLNNGLLQEKYAGRKVHLIPIHTPSFKGSQVTGYDVAVEDFVRYFAKKGEPNGKINLITGWVNPGDVTALKQLLAAMEVDATVLFEIESFDSPLMPAGNVVSHGNTTVADLEDTANALGTIALNRYEGGKAARYLETEFGVPAVIGPTPIGIRNTDTFLQHVKNLTGKPIPQSLVQERGVAIDALTDVAHMFLADKKVAIYGHPDLVIGLAEFCLDLEMKPVLLLLGDDNTAYPKDPRIKALQENVDYPMEIIMNADLWELENRIKNEGLALDLILGHSKGRFISIDNNIPMVRVGFPTYDRAGLFRHPVVGYAGAIWLGEQMANMLFTDMEYKKHREWILNVW, encoded by the coding sequence ATGTTTTGTGAAGTAAAACCCAAAGAGCGGGCCGGCGTTATCAACCCCATATTTACCTGCCAGCCCTGCGGTGCGCAATATGCCAGCATCGGCATTAAGGAATGCATCGGGATCGTCCATGGCGGCCAGGGCTGCGTAATGTTTGTCCGCCTGCTGTTTTCGCAGCATTTCAAGGAAAGTTTTGAACTGGCATCCTCTTCCCTCCATGAGGACGGCGCGGTCTTCGGCGCCATCCACCGCGTCGAGGAAGCGGTGGATGTGCTGTTGATGCGGTATCCCCATGTGAAAGTGGTGCCCATTATCTCAACCTGCTCGACGGAAGTCATCGGCGACGACATCGACGGTGTCGTGAGAAAGCTCAACAACGGTCTGTTGCAGGAAAAATACGCCGGCCGGAAAGTTCACCTTATTCCCATTCATACTCCCAGTTTTAAGGGAAGCCAGGTAACCGGGTATGATGTTGCCGTAGAGGACTTCGTCAGGTATTTTGCGAAAAAAGGCGAACCCAACGGTAAAATCAACCTGATTACCGGTTGGGTCAATCCGGGGGACGTAACGGCACTTAAACAGCTCCTGGCGGCAATGGAGGTGGATGCGACCGTTCTGTTTGAAATCGAAAGCTTTGATTCGCCGCTGATGCCGGCGGGAAATGTCGTTTCCCACGGCAACACGACGGTGGCCGATCTGGAGGACACGGCCAACGCGCTGGGGACCATTGCCCTGAACCGGTATGAAGGCGGTAAAGCCGCCCGTTATCTCGAAACCGAATTCGGCGTTCCGGCGGTCATCGGGCCGACACCGATCGGCATCCGCAATACCGACACCTTTTTGCAGCACGTAAAAAACCTGACCGGCAAGCCCATCCCCCAGTCGCTTGTTCAGGAGCGGGGAGTTGCGATTGATGCCCTGACCGATGTTGCCCACATGTTTCTCGCCGACAAAAAAGTCGCCATTTACGGGCATCCTGATCTTGTTATCGGCCTGGCGGAATTCTGTCTTGATCTGGAAATGAAACCCGTGCTGCTGCTGCTTGGCGACGACAACACGGCTTATCCGAAGGATCCCCGCATCAAGGCGCTGCAGGAAAATGTCGATTATCCCATGGAAATCATCATGAATGCGGATTTATGGGAACTGGAAAACCGGATTAAAAACGAGGGGCTGGCACTAGACCTGATTCTGGGCCATTCCAAGGGCCGGTTTATCTCAATCGACAACAACATTCCCATGGTGCGGGTAGGTTTCCCCACTTACGACCGGGCGGGACTGTTCCGTCACCCGGTGGTCGGTTATGCCGGCGCCATCTGGCTCGGCGAGCAGATGGCAAACATGCTGTTCACCGATATGGAATACAAGAAGCACCGGGAGTGGATTCTTAATGTCTGGTAA
- the anfG gene encoding Fe-only nitrogenase subunit delta, translated as MEVTITMQDRIEQLVDYIMKHCLWQFHSRTWDRERQNEGILTKTMQLLCDEPVETGTPAEKCYWVDAMYLADAFKSRYPWLATLDKAEIKLLIQGLKERMDYLTITGSLNAELNDPLY; from the coding sequence ATGGAGGTGACAATCACGATGCAGGACAGGATTGAACAATTGGTCGATTATATTATGAAACATTGTCTGTGGCAGTTTCATTCCCGTACCTGGGACAGAGAAAGGCAAAACGAAGGCATCCTTACCAAAACCATGCAGCTATTGTGCGATGAACCGGTTGAAACCGGGACTCCCGCCGAAAAATGCTACTGGGTGGATGCCATGTATCTGGCGGATGCTTTCAAAAGCCGCTATCCCTGGCTGGCCACGCTGGATAAGGCGGAGATCAAGCTGCTAATACAGGGACTCAAAGAACGCATGGATTACTTAACCATTACGGGGTCGCTGAATGCAGAGCTTAACGACCCGCTTTATTAG
- the anfD gene encoding nitrogenase iron-iron protein, alpha chain gives MPYHLFKCSECIPERKKHAVIKGPGENLTDALPLGYLNTIPGSISERGCAYCGAKHVIGTPMKDVIHMSHGPVGCTYDTWQTKRYISDNDNFQLKYTYATDMKEKHVVFGAEKILKRNIIEAFKAFPHIKRMTLYQTCASALIGDDMNAVADEVMEEMPDVDIFVCNSPGFGGPSQSGGHHKINIAWIKQKVGTIEPEITSDYVINYVGEYNIQGDQEVMQDYFKRMGIQVLSTFTGNGSYDDLRAMHRAHLNVLECARSAEYICNELRVKYGTPRLDIDGFGFEPLSASLRKVGLFFGIEDRAQAIIDEETARWKPELDWYKERLKGKKVCLWPGGSKLWHWAHVLHEEMGVEVVSVYTKFGHQGDMEKGIARCEEGALAIDDPNELEGLEAMEMLKPDVIFTGKRPGEVAKKIRVPYLNAHAYHNGPYKGFEGWVRFARDIYNAIYSPIHQLAFLDISKDEIPTDKGFVTRKMLSDANLSEEITFSQVMREYTGRPDIISELRKKTYPSFSPALRQCSAV, from the coding sequence ATGCCCTATCATTTGTTTAAATGCAGCGAATGTATTCCCGAGAGGAAAAAACATGCCGTCATCAAAGGACCCGGCGAAAATTTGACGGACGCCCTTCCCCTCGGCTATCTCAATACCATCCCCGGTTCCATTTCGGAACGGGGCTGCGCCTATTGCGGCGCCAAGCATGTGATCGGCACGCCGATGAAAGACGTTATCCATATGAGCCACGGGCCGGTGGGCTGCACCTATGACACCTGGCAGACCAAACGCTACATCAGCGATAACGACAACTTCCAGCTTAAATATACTTATGCCACGGATATGAAAGAAAAGCATGTGGTGTTCGGCGCCGAAAAAATTCTCAAGCGGAACATTATTGAAGCCTTCAAGGCCTTTCCCCATATCAAGCGGATGACCCTCTACCAGACCTGCGCCTCGGCGCTGATCGGCGATGATATGAATGCGGTTGCCGACGAAGTGATGGAAGAAATGCCCGATGTGGATATTTTCGTCTGCAATTCTCCCGGATTTGGTGGTCCGAGCCAGTCGGGAGGACATCACAAGATCAACATCGCTTGGATCAAGCAAAAGGTCGGAACAATCGAGCCCGAAATCACCAGCGACTATGTCATTAATTATGTCGGTGAGTACAATATTCAGGGCGACCAGGAAGTAATGCAGGACTATTTCAAGCGCATGGGCATTCAAGTGTTGTCCACTTTTACCGGCAATGGCTCCTACGACGACCTGAGGGCAATGCACCGGGCCCACCTCAACGTACTGGAATGTGCCCGTTCCGCCGAGTATATCTGCAACGAGCTGCGGGTAAAGTATGGGACGCCGCGGCTTGACATCGACGGGTTCGGCTTTGAGCCGCTGTCGGCTTCACTGAGAAAGGTCGGCCTGTTTTTCGGCATTGAGGACCGGGCCCAGGCCATTATCGATGAAGAAACCGCCCGGTGGAAACCGGAGCTTGACTGGTACAAGGAGCGGCTGAAAGGGAAAAAAGTATGCCTCTGGCCGGGCGGCTCCAAACTCTGGCATTGGGCCCATGTACTCCACGAGGAAATGGGAGTCGAGGTCGTCTCGGTGTATACCAAGTTTGGGCACCAAGGCGACATGGAAAAAGGCATCGCCAGGTGTGAAGAAGGGGCGCTCGCCATTGACGACCCCAATGAGCTCGAAGGGCTTGAAGCCATGGAAATGCTCAAGCCCGACGTCATCTTCACCGGCAAGCGGCCGGGCGAAGTGGCCAAAAAGATCCGCGTTCCCTATCTCAACGCCCATGCCTATCACAACGGACCCTACAAGGGCTTTGAGGGCTGGGTCCGGTTTGCGCGGGACATCTACAACGCAATTTATTCACCGATTCATCAGCTGGCCTTCCTGGATATCAGCAAGGATGAAATCCCCACGGACAAAGGCTTCGTAACCAGAAAAATGCTCTCCGACGCCAATCTAAGTGAAGAAATCACTTTTTCCCAAGTAATGCGGGAGTATACGGGTAGGCCGGATATCATTTCCGAGTTGCGCAAAAAGACATATCCTAGTTTTTCGCCGGCGCTCCGGCAGTGTTCGGCGGTGTAA
- the nifH gene encoding nitrogenase iron protein codes for MPRKIAIYGKGGIGKSTTQQNTAGAMAHFYNQKVFIHGCDPKADSTRLILGGMNQQTLMDMLRDEGEEKITVDKVVKTGYEGIRCVESGGPEPGVGCAGRGVITAIDLMEKNGAYTPDLDFVFFDVLGDVVCGGFAMPIRDGKAQEVYIVASGEMMAIYAANNICKGLLKYAKQSGVRLGGIICNSRKVDREQEFLEEFTAAIGTKMIHFMPRDNIVQKAEFNKKTVVEFDAECDQAKEYGELARKIIENKDFVIPKPLKMDELEAMVVKYGIAD; via the coding sequence ATGCCAAGAAAAATAGCGATTTATGGTAAAGGCGGCATTGGAAAATCCACGACGCAACAAAATACAGCTGGGGCAATGGCCCATTTTTACAACCAAAAAGTATTTATCCACGGCTGTGACCCCAAGGCGGATTCCACCCGTCTTATTCTTGGCGGGATGAACCAGCAAACATTAATGGATATGCTCCGTGACGAGGGCGAAGAAAAAATCACCGTTGATAAAGTTGTAAAGACAGGCTACGAGGGGATCCGCTGCGTTGAGTCGGGCGGCCCGGAACCGGGAGTGGGATGCGCCGGCCGCGGCGTTATCACCGCCATTGATCTGATGGAGAAAAACGGAGCCTACACCCCGGATCTGGACTTTGTCTTCTTTGACGTGCTGGGCGACGTGGTATGCGGCGGCTTTGCCATGCCGATCCGGGACGGCAAGGCGCAGGAGGTGTATATCGTGGCTTCCGGTGAGATGATGGCTATCTATGCGGCAAACAATATCTGCAAAGGCCTGTTGAAATATGCGAAACAAAGCGGGGTCCGCCTCGGCGGTATCATCTGCAACAGCCGCAAAGTGGACCGGGAACAGGAATTCCTGGAGGAGTTCACCGCCGCCATCGGCACGAAAATGATTCACTTTATGCCACGGGATAATATTGTCCAAAAGGCTGAATTCAACAAAAAAACAGTGGTGGAATTTGATGCCGAATGCGACCAGGCCAAAGAATACGGCGAACTGGCGCGCAAAATTATTGAAAATAAGGATTTTGTCATTCCCAAGCCGCTCAAGATGGATGAACTGGAAGCCATGGTTGTAAAATACGGCATCGCCGATTAA
- a CDS encoding nucleotidyltransferase family protein codes for MKYGLTEKHLQEIISILKKYPKVTEAFIFGSRAMGNYKQGSDVDIALKGEVSTSDAATIKDDLEEETFLPFFFDVVAYNRINNQSLKEHIDTHGVKFYTNEEFTSIND; via the coding sequence ATGAAATATGGTTTAACAGAGAAACATTTACAAGAAATTATCTCCATACTGAAAAAATACCCTAAAGTGACTGAAGCATTTATCTTTGGTTCTCGGGCCATGGGCAACTATAAGCAGGGATCCGATGTGGATATTGCCCTAAAAGGGGAAGTCAGTACCTCCGATGCCGCAACAATAAAAGATGACCTGGAAGAAGAGACATTCTTGCCATTTTTCTTTGATGTCGTTGCTTATAATAGGATAAATAACCAAAGTTTAAAAGAGCATATTGATACACATGGCGTAAAATTTTATACAAATGAAGAATTCACGTCAATAAACGATTAA
- a CDS encoding nucleotidyltransferase substrate binding protein has product MNNPMRWKQRFENFTNAYQKLIMVVEYKNLKSDEIAKMALIQAFEFTFELVWKTLKDYMEEEGFEVNSPKAVLRQAYQANYISNGDVWMEALKKRNNTVHNYDASLMEETVNFIIDDFYPALKEWYLAFSERR; this is encoded by the coding sequence ATGAATAATCCTATGAGATGGAAACAACGTTTTGAGAATTTTACCAACGCGTATCAAAAATTAATTATGGTAGTGGAATACAAGAATTTAAAATCTGATGAAATAGCTAAAATGGCACTTATACAGGCTTTTGAATTCACTTTTGAATTAGTCTGGAAAACACTCAAAGATTATATGGAAGAGGAAGGCTTTGAGGTAAATAGCCCTAAAGCCGTACTGAGGCAGGCCTATCAGGCTAATTATATTTCGAATGGTGACGTTTGGATGGAGGCATTAAAAAAACGCAATAATACCGTGCATAATTATGATGCTTCACTTATGGAAGAAACCGTTAATTTCATTATCGACGATTTTTATCCTGCTCTTAAAGAATGGTATCTGGCCTTTTCGGAAAGGCGGTAA
- a CDS encoding 2-hydroxyacyl-CoA dehydratase family protein, which translates to MSSPALFQFPPELKDSFTKTDGLRLSDGTNVGSSDIWNFMTEEGVRRFPRSYQLGVQFQGQISQDAEFFSGVKYKYLYLTVRDRIEKARKNDIPTVLVQGGQSYEPYYAAGTIPLRPGFIINWAKDKEEGLDVRGADWRGNSIMEKGRRDVGIEVCNQITAHAAVQEGEVDVDLIAPYLNLRCSDMAYLVEAHRHGKKQIPLQVVDYPIDNPRNTPRAVNLLSQELRKLVSNISQITGRPVPDDDLRKKIHDFNKVRGLAREFEAIWQSADIPPTNSTDLRNLSYSANEPMADVTATLSLLEQAVAEVRDRVERGVRGHGLVEDPVRVFVCGSCVTANPVFVDAVGGVIVGHDDQWSEVLTDVAEEGDPYVNLAKGILSQPYELPTIERAKWTAAEVKRTRADGLMFIYNWGCQFQSTVARMVADIVKKETGVPTLVMSVGELSKTETTEQSQNRIESFIELLRYSR; encoded by the coding sequence TTGTCTAGTCCGGCATTGTTTCAATTTCCCCCTGAGTTAAAAGACTCTTTCACTAAGACTGATGGCCTGCGCCTGAGCGACGGGACTAACGTGGGTAGCTCCGATATCTGGAATTTCATGACCGAAGAAGGGGTAAGACGTTTTCCGCGCAGCTATCAGCTCGGTGTTCAATTTCAAGGACAAATCTCACAAGATGCTGAATTTTTCAGTGGCGTCAAATATAAATACCTTTATCTTACGGTTCGTGACCGAATAGAAAAGGCCCGCAAGAACGACATTCCCACGGTTTTGGTACAAGGGGGGCAATCCTATGAACCATATTATGCGGCGGGAACGATTCCGCTGCGCCCTGGCTTTATCATCAATTGGGCCAAGGATAAAGAAGAAGGGTTAGATGTACGCGGAGCGGACTGGCGTGGAAACTCCATTATGGAAAAAGGCCGCCGAGATGTCGGAATAGAGGTTTGCAACCAAATTACAGCCCATGCTGCAGTCCAGGAAGGTGAGGTCGATGTTGATCTTATCGCGCCATACTTGAATTTACGTTGTTCGGATATGGCCTATTTAGTGGAGGCTCACCGCCATGGTAAAAAACAGATTCCTTTGCAGGTGGTGGATTATCCTATTGATAACCCGCGGAACACTCCCCGGGCGGTCAACTTGTTAAGCCAGGAATTGCGAAAATTGGTGTCTAATATTAGTCAGATTACAGGACGCCCAGTTCCGGACGACGATTTACGGAAGAAGATTCATGATTTTAATAAAGTCCGAGGATTGGCGCGTGAATTTGAAGCAATTTGGCAATCGGCAGATATACCCCCCACCAACAGCACTGATTTGCGCAACCTTAGTTATTCCGCAAACGAGCCGATGGCAGATGTTACCGCGACCTTAAGTCTGTTGGAACAAGCAGTGGCGGAAGTAAGAGACAGGGTGGAGCGCGGCGTACGCGGCCACGGGCTTGTTGAAGATCCGGTTCGTGTTTTTGTGTGTGGCTCGTGCGTTACTGCAAATCCAGTTTTTGTCGATGCAGTGGGGGGAGTAATAGTTGGACATGATGATCAGTGGAGTGAGGTATTAACGGATGTGGCGGAGGAGGGCGATCCCTATGTGAACTTAGCTAAGGGAATATTGTCACAGCCCTATGAACTTCCTACAATTGAACGGGCTAAGTGGACGGCTGCTGAAGTGAAACGCACCAGAGCGGATGGATTGATGTTTATTTATAACTGGGGGTGCCAATTTCAATCTACCGTGGCCCGGATGGTGGCGGATATCGTCAAGAAAGAAACAGGAGTTCCTACGCTTGTCATGAGTGTTGGTGAATTATCAAAAACCGAAACGACCGAACAATCTCAGAATAGAATTGAATCATTTATTGAATTGTTGCGGTACAGTCGCTAA
- a CDS encoding 2-hydroxyacyl-CoA dehydratase subunit D, which produces MKTLDKIREKLRGRPAVLEQERKNGKRVIGYFCCNVPEEIIHALGLIPIRLGRGGDDRLVEVGSRYLSAQNCAFVRESVGLFATGEDPYIQNTDCLVVAANCLQIYRLAEIVEYYFKAKALVIPVPRNFYQEQGVKYFEDVIADFAGGLEEFAGVKLDIQELDKSVALYQKIRQGIRDIYQLLTKPDPSVTWREVYELVQAGFFLDRSEYLTLITEFLAEAQQKQAGAIQTRKPRFLLSGSLIPTGDEKLLNIIDEVGGEVIVDDLCTGLRPFLSLNIAEISPAGIARAYLERVPCASLPRLDIGGDRRLENLTELIRDYQPDGVIYHTLRYCDPFTFKANETKNFLGAEIPFLEIHTEYATSDMEGIRTRVGAFVELIKNLNPAKEVTKIV; this is translated from the coding sequence ATGAAAACTTTGGATAAGATACGGGAAAAGCTGCGTGGCCGTCCGGCGGTATTGGAACAAGAACGGAAAAACGGGAAAAGGGTTATAGGTTATTTCTGCTGCAATGTTCCTGAAGAAATTATCCATGCTTTGGGACTAATACCAATCAGACTGGGGCGTGGCGGCGACGACCGTTTAGTAGAAGTAGGCAGTAGATATCTTTCCGCCCAAAATTGCGCGTTTGTCCGGGAAAGCGTGGGCTTATTCGCCACCGGCGAAGATCCCTATATTCAAAATACAGATTGCCTGGTTGTGGCTGCCAATTGTCTTCAAATTTATCGCCTGGCGGAAATTGTGGAGTACTACTTCAAGGCTAAAGCTTTGGTGATCCCGGTTCCGCGCAATTTTTACCAGGAACAGGGCGTGAAATATTTCGAAGATGTTATTGCGGACTTTGCCGGTGGATTGGAAGAGTTTGCCGGGGTAAAACTGGATATTCAGGAATTGGATAAATCTGTGGCTCTTTACCAAAAAATTCGTCAGGGGATCAGAGATATTTACCAGCTATTGACTAAGCCTGATCCAAGTGTAACCTGGCGGGAAGTTTATGAATTGGTTCAAGCCGGTTTCTTTTTAGATAGGAGCGAGTATTTAACCCTGATAACGGAGTTTTTGGCGGAAGCGCAGCAGAAACAGGCAGGTGCGATACAGACAAGAAAGCCACGGTTTCTATTATCGGGCAGCTTGATTCCCACTGGTGATGAAAAATTATTAAATATTATTGATGAGGTTGGCGGCGAAGTGATTGTCGACGATTTGTGCACCGGACTGCGACCGTTTTTAAGCTTAAACATTGCAGAAATTTCTCCGGCTGGGATTGCCAGGGCATACTTAGAACGTGTGCCGTGTGCTTCGTTGCCAAGATTGGATATCGGCGGAGATCGACGACTGGAAAATTTAACGGAATTAATCCGTGATTATCAGCCTGATGGGGTAATCTATCATACTTTACGGTATTGCGATCCGTTTACATTTAAAGCAAATGAAACAAAAAATTTCCTGGGAGCGGAAATTCCTTTTTTAGAAATTCATACTGAATACGCCACTTCAGATATGGAAGGAATCAGAACACGGGTTGGAGCGTTTGTGGAACTAATCAAAAACTTAAATCCCGCTAAGGAGGTAACGAAAATTGTCTAG